The Budorcas taxicolor isolate Tak-1 chromosome 5, Takin1.1, whole genome shotgun sequence genome includes a window with the following:
- the NCF4 gene encoding neutrophil cytosol factor 4 produces MARAQQLRAESDFDQLPDDIAISANIADVEEKRGFTSHFVFVIEVKTKGGSKYLIYRRYRQFYALQSKLEERFGRESKTSPSTCILPTLPAKVYVGVKQEIAEMRIPALNAYMKHLLSLPIWVLMDEDVRIFFYQSSYDAEQVPQALRRLRPRTRRVKSESPQAAGIDRMAAPRAEALFDFTGNSKHELNFKVGDVIFLLSRINKDWLEGTVRGTTGIFPVSFVKILKDFPEEEDPTNWLRCYYYEDTISTIKDIAVEEDLSSTPLFKDLLELMRREFQREDIALNYRDAEGDLVRLLSDEDVRLMVKRARGLPSQRRLFPWKLHVTQEDNYKVYNTVP; encoded by the exons CGACTTCGACCAGCTTCCTGACGACATTGCCATCTCAGCCAACATCGCTGACGTTGAGGAGAAGAGAGGCTTCACCAGCCACTTT GTTTTTGTCATCGAGGTGAAGACGAAAGGGGGGTCCAAGTACCTCATCTACCGCCGCTACCGCCAGTTCTACGCCTTGCAGAGCAAGCTGGAGGAGCGCTTCGGGCGGGAGAGCAAGACCAGCCCCTCCACCTGTATCCTCCCCACACTCCCAG CCAAAGTCTACGTGGGTGTGAAACAGGAGATCGCCGAGATGCGAATACCTGCCCTCAACGCCTACATGAAG CACCTCCTCAGCCTGCCCATCTGGGTGCTGATGGACGAGGACGTTCGCATCTTCTTCTACCAGTCGTCCTACGACGCCGAGCAGGTGCCTCAGGCGCTCCGGCGGCTCCGCCCGCGCACCCGGAGAGT AAAAAGCGAGTCCCCACAAGCTGCTGGCATTGACCGCATGGCAGCCCCACGAGCAGAG gCCCTGTTTGATTTCACTGGGAACAGCAAACATGAGCTGAATTTCAAAGTTGGAGATGTGATCTTCCTTCTCAGTCGGATCAATAAAGACTGGCTGGAG gGCACTGTCCGGGGAACCACAGGCATCTTCCCAGTGTCCTTTGTGAAGATCCTCAAGGACTTCCCAGAGGAGGAAGACCCCACCAACTGGCTACGCTGCTACTACTACGAGGACACCATCAGCACCATCAA GGACATTGCAGTGGAGGAGGACCTCAGCAGCACCCCTCTCTTCAAGGACTTGCTGGAGCTCATGAG GAGGGAGTTCCAGAGAGAGGACATCGCCCTCAACTACCGGGATGCTGAGGGGGACCTGGTTAGGCTGCTGTCGGATGAGGATGTGAGGCTCATGGTGAAGCGGGCCCGAGGTCTCCCCTCCCAGAGGCGTCTCTTCCCCTGGAAGCTGCACGTCACCCAGGAGGACAACTACAAGGTCTACAATACGGTCCCCTGA